AGATCTACCACAAAATGTTAGGCGAAAACTTTGAAAATCAGATGGAGCAGCTATACCGTGCGTTTTGTCACGCCTTTGCGGGAGAGGAGTTTGCCGCGGTAATACAAAAATGggttattatttaataacatttCCTCATATATTCAATTTACCAGTTCACCACGCCCGACGCTTTTAAAACACTTATGGGCATCATGGGCACCAACAGCCAGGGCATCGCCACAAGCGTACTGGCTCAGTGGGTGGCCAAGGTCTCCGACCTTCCTCTGCCGGAAGCAGACAAAGCTCAATTGGACACTGTGATCGATGAAATCTACGCCAAAGTCGgtgaatgtatgtatgaaTTACTTATTAATCAGAacgtattatatttttctgttttttcaAAGTTGCTGGCGAATTCCTGAATAACGAGGGCTCAGGTCTTTATCTCTTACAAAGCAAAATTAACCACAGTTGCGTGCCGAATTCCTGCTCCACGTTCCCTTATTCCAACGATATAGTAGTTTTGAAAGCCTTGACACCCATCCAAGAGGGTGATGAGATCTGTATCAGCTACCTAGACGAATGCCAGTTAGAGCGCAGCCGGCACTCCCGACACAAAGTCCTTCGCGAGAACTACATCTTCGTCTGCCAGTGTCCCAAATGCCGAGCGCAGGCTTCTGATCCAGATGAGACCAGTGATGAAGAGGACGATGATGAGATGGACGATTATGATGAAGATGACGATATGAACTAAACAAAGGACGACCTACatcctttattttatttaaaaattttgtattgaaatgaaaatatgCGTTTGTACAATTCATTGAGTActaatatatgtacatatatggcAATGTACGATAATTTACGTACAcacatataaaataatttgatGATGGAAACCACAAGTTCTAGAATACGGTCGAATACATAGCCACAAATTGCAAATTTCTGTAGCGCTTCTACTGAaaacttttgatgccaaactatttctataactaatatacatatatcagaTATCGATTTTTAGAGGGGATATaaccatatatatacaatttccCATTCGAACGAactaaaattttgaacgcTAGAAGACtataaaaaatgtaactaTCCGATTTGGAACTTAGACTCGATTGGTATCCGCTCGTGCCAAGTAACAAAGGATGTGCAATCTGGAAAAtcgaaagctttaaaaattagAGACGGATTTACTTAAATCGAATTGGCGGtggtcctgatcaagaatatatgacATTATAGcggtggtcggcacggccctattcCAGGAACATAGGAAATTTCTTTCCACAGTTCAATAAGTGTACAAGGCGTCCAAAAGATTTTAAACTGCACGTAGAAGTATCAGATAGCGATGATCAGGTGTTTCTAAGCCGCGAATACCCGGCCGAGAGTCGAATCACCTTTACGGTATTCCGACAAGGCGATACTTCTATCtgtcaaaattttaagaaTCCCGCCAGATCTAAAGACGATTGGCTTCGTGTTCACTTGGATATCCAGGCAAAGACGGATGAACAAAAAAGCACTGACTAATCTTAAGATGGACACAACGATGTTGCGTTTCAGGCCGTTTAGACTAGGCCGAGCAGATCAAGAAGGAGccaaaatatcaatatttgTGAAGATTAGTGATATTAGCAAGATTAGTGAGGATATTTATTCTTGTGTGTTATTTGGTCGTTGATTGAAGTCACGCTTTTGGTATGCTCTGGATTTTCGTGTCTACTCGCTTAAGTCAGAAAACCAATATGTACATGGTTTTCTGCGAAGTGATCCACTTTTTGCAGGTATCTaaggtaataaaaaaaaaacaagaaaggaaagctaacttcgggggaagccgaagttgatatacccttgcagttcatCGCAACaacatcgcaaacatcggatatagttgaccgatccttatgaaaatatcataataaaaccaattaattacaataaaatctaaaaaaatgtcccaagcttctatcttcaaaaataccaaagttggtatttatttcaaataccatttccgatcgttcagttatatggcagctataccatatagtcagccgatccttatgaaatttggtgcgTCGCATTATTTTGCGAAAAATATCTCTCATGTAAAATCTGAACTCTCTATCTCtacaaacaccaaagttataccatttccgatcaatcagttatatggcttaGAATATAGCTTAGCTTAGAATATAATAAACATTATTGGCCCAAAAGGACAACATGTATCTGGCAGCGACATTTCGCAGTGGGTCGTAAACGTGTCAGAATCTGAAAATGCTGAACAATGCTGAACAAGACGAAAGCGAACTAATCTCTATCaccaacaagaaaggaaagctaacttcgggcggagccgaagtttatatacccttgcagttaaaaccggatatatatcgcaaacatcggatatagttggccgatccttatgggaataggaatatataatccaatttattacaatacaaaatctaaaaaaagtcccaaacttctatcttcaaaaatacgaaagttgatatttctaccaaataccatttccgatcgttcagttatatggcagctatgggatatagtcggccgatcctaatgaaatttggtaggttggatcaactgaccaagaattaaatctgtactaagttccatctttctatcttcaaaaacacgaaagttgggtcatttccgatcgttcagttat
The Drosophila bipectinata strain 14024-0381.07 chromosome 3R, DbipHiC1v2, whole genome shotgun sequence DNA segment above includes these coding regions:
- the Smyd5 gene encoding histone-lysine N-trimethyltransferase SMYD5; this translates as MNHFEIREIPGKGRAMIATKNFAANEVIFEEEPFVSSQFSWNTAYGYAACDHCMRPLETVLQNVRRLASDPKVEVPLLQHDPTAAWVAQFTHCPRCKVSYCSEDCLMEAQKRYHRVACMGAFRLDDTHPINVLNETWKKMHYPPETGTIMLIVRLMAMYQQSAKKSEFLEQLQSFQALIVNREQKIYHKMLGENFENQMEQLYRAFCHAFAGEEFAAFTTPDAFKTLMGIMGTNSQGIATSVLAQWVAKVSDLPLPEADKAQLDTVIDEIYAKVGEFAGEFLNNEGSGLYLLQSKINHSCVPNSCSTFPYSNDIVVLKALTPIQEGDEICISYLDECQLERSRHSRHKVLRENYIFVCQCPKCRAQASDPDETSDEEDDDEMDDYDEDDDMN